In one Silene latifolia isolate original U9 population chromosome 10, ASM4854445v1, whole genome shotgun sequence genomic region, the following are encoded:
- the LOC141606344 gene encoding GDSL esterase/lipase At4g16230-like, whose protein sequence is MGIFVNRQITSIFLSILCLYYMSIISTCNGEGRELIANFVFGDSLVDAGNNNYIAVSISKANYPPNGIDLGVPTGRFTNGRTTADIIGQQFGLETFSPPYLAPTTKGTAIMQGVNYASGASGILNATGYTFIGRLNFDAQLDNFANTKQDLISTIGEEATNKFIEKALFLVTMGSNDFLSNYLVPFVSIVEQTLVSPQAFVNQMISKYRLQLTRLRKMGAKKIVVVNVGPIGCIPYTRDINPLAGSNCVAFPNYLAQLFNFQLKLLITELSNNLQGSQFVYADAYRVVSDLLLNYTSYGFENANSACCYVSGRYGGLIPCGRTSRTCKDRSKYVFWDPYHPSDAANVLIANRFIDGDSSVISPINIRQLIHS, encoded by the exons ATGGGTATTTTCGTAAATCGACAAATTACGAGTATTTTCTTAAGcattttgtgtttgtattataTGAGCATTATTAGCACTTGTAATGGTGAAGGTAGAGAATTAATAGCAAATTTTGTATTCGGAGATTCATTAGTAGATGCTGGCAACAACAATTACATAGCTGTTTCAATTTCGAAGGCGAATTATCCTCCAAATGGTATTGATCTTGGAGTACCTACTGGAAGATTTACCAATGGAAGAACCACTGCTGATATTATAG GCCAACAATTTGGATTAGAGACATTTTCCCCACCGTACTTAGCTCCGACTACAAAAGGAACTGCGATTATGCAAGGTGTTAATTACGCTTCTGGAGCTTCAGGGATTCTTAATGCGACTGGATATACTTTT ATTGGTAGGTTGAATTTTGATGCACAATTGGACAACTTTGCAAATACAAAGCAAGATTTAATATCAACAATTGGGGAAGAAGCAACCAACAAGTTTATCGAAAAGGCCTTGTTTTTGGTGACTATGGGATCTAATGACTTTCTCAGCAATTACCTCGTTCCATTTGTCTCTATCGTTGAGCAAACTCTTGTTTCTCCTCAAGCTTTTGTTAATCAAATGATCTCCAAATATAGGTTGCAACTTACG AGACTACGCAAGATGGGAGCAAAGAAAATAGTGGTGGTAAATGTAGGGCCAATTGGATGCATACCATATACAAGAGATATAAACCCTTTAGCAGGCTCTAATTGTGTTGCTTTCCCTAATTACCTTGCCCAGCTCTTTAATTTTCAGCTTAAATTACTTATTACTGAGTTAAGCAACAACCTTCAGGGTTCCCAGTTTGTTTATGCCGATGCTTATCGCGTCGTCAGTGATTTACTCCTCAATTATACGTCTTACG GTTTTGAGAATGCAAATTCAGCATGTTGCTACGTAAGTGGGAGGTATGGGGGATTGATACCGTGCGGACGAACATCAAGGACATGCAAAGATAGGTCAAAGTACGTGTTTTGGGACCCATATCATCCTTCTGATGCTGCTAATGTTCTTATTGCTAATCGTTTTATTGATGGCGATTCTTCTGTTATCTCTCCTATCAACATCCGTCAATTAATACATTCTTGA
- the LOC141606345 gene encoding uncharacterized protein LOC141606345, with amino-acid sequence MEGGDEGIEILTDSKDMQQQSKAFDKLTDRVEDRQLDSSRVQTAMASIAADAEADANAQRMREKELAAVKINAGDIDIIANELELDKKVAERTLREHKGDAVAAVRSLLH; translated from the exons ATGGAGGGTGGAGATGAAGGAATTGAGATATTAACAGATTCCAAGGATATGCAACAACAAAGTAAAGCTTTCGATAAACTTACTGATCGTGTTGAAGATCGTCAGCTCGATTCTTCTCGTGTTCAAACT GCTATGGCGTCGATTGCTGCTGATGCTGAAGCTGATGCTAATGCTCAGAGAATGAG AGAAAAGGAATTGGCTGCTGTGAAGATCAATGCTGGTGATATCGATATAATTGCCAATGAACTAGAG TTGGATAAGAAGGTTGCTGAGAGGACCTTGCGAGAACACAAAGGTGATGCTGTTGCTGCTGTACGATCCCTACTTCACTAG
- the LOC141606348 gene encoding uncharacterized protein LOC141606348, with translation MGTPAEGHVMKIQALEDRQAELWEEMSKLDCIFIPPPKSRYEFTESEYLNILQSMGQAVHIFGLDGRLFYWSHSAENLYGYTSAEAVGRDICELLVSNHDMALAQVILRRCTMGQTWTGQFPVTHKTGRKFTIMATTTPFHDDDGTLIGSICVSCDSKLFTDTQVSISDPQEDDMSRDADQPQPQPLLTATVSKITKLVSRVSNTVRSKMKIGKSNLFRKNKNRGSLQANHGLCEAVLSDHREDEISIGANTPRDYPRGTPVREQDFNQAHSTVTSEIPTSSDYNRSWSSYYFNSGSSACSCGSSSSSATRKLDAEIDCLNYEIMWEDLIVREQIGEGSCGTVYRGLWCGSDVAIKVFSKEEYSQEVTSSFRQEVSLMKRLRHPNILLFMGAVTSPQRLCIVTEFLPRGSLFRLLQRSKSKLDWRRRIHMALDIARGMNYLHNCNPPIVHCDLKSSNLLVDKNWSVKIADFGLSTVKHETYLTARNAKGTPQWMAPEVLRNERSNEKSDLYSFGVILWELATRRIPWENLNAMQVIGAVGFMDERLDIPEDVDPTWGSIIESCWRREPQSRPTFQELLVKLKDLQKQYAKQFQATRAASADAPLKQV, from the exons ATGGGCACACCGGCGGAAGGGCATGTGATGAAAATTCAAGCATTGGAAGACAGGCAGGCGGAACTTTGGGAGGAGATGTCGAAGCTCGACTGCATATTTATACCGCCGCCGAAATCACGATATGAGTTTACGGAGAGCGAGTATTTGAATATATTGCAGTCTATGGGACAAGCCGTTCATATATTTGGGCTGGACGGTCGCCTTTTTTATTG GAGCCATTCTGCTGAAAATCTTTACGGTTATACTTCCGCAGAAGCCGTAGGCAGGGATATATGTGAACTTCTCGTTTCAAATCACGATATGGCTTTGGCTCAAGTTATTTTACGACGTTGTACCATGGGACAAACTTGGACAGGGCAGTTCCCTGTCACTCACAAGACGGGACGAAAGTTTACAATTATGGCAACTACCACTCCTTTTCATGACGATGATGGTACTCTCATTGGGAGTATATGTGTCTCATGTGATTCAAAACTGTTTACGGACACACAAGTCTCCATATCAGATCCTCAGGAAGACGACATGAGTCGAGATGCTGatcagcctcagcctcagcctcTGCTAACTGCAACTGTTTCCAAAATAACAAAACTG GTTTCGAGGGTAAGCAACACTGTTCGATCTAAAATGAAGATTGGAAAGAGCAACTTGTTCCGGAAAAATAAAAACCGAGGTAGTTTGCAAGCTAACCATGGCTTATGTGAGGCCGTGTTATCCGATCACAGAGAAGATGAAATTTCCATAGGAGCTAATACACCCAGAGACTATCCTCGTGGCACGCCTGTTCGTGAACAGGATTTTAATCAAGCTCATTCTACTGTTACGTCAGAAATCCCGACAAGTAGCGACTACAATAGATCCTGGTCGTCATATTATTTCAACAGCGGTAGCAGTGCATGTAGCTGTGGAAGTAGCAGCAGCAGTGCTACCCGTAAGTTGGATGCTGAAATCGATTGCTTAAACTATGAGATTATGTGGGAAGATTTAATTGTCCGAGAACAGATTGGTGAAG GTTCCTGTGGAACTGTGTACCGTGGGCTCTGGTGTGGATCG GACGTCGCTATTAAAGTTTTTTCCAAGGAGGAATATTCACAAGAAGTTACATCTTCTTTTAGACAAGAG GTCTCTCTTATGAAGCGACTTCGGCATCCTAACATTCTCTTATTTATGGGTGCTGTCACATCACCTCAGCGTCTCTGTATCGTTACAGAGTTTCTGCCTCg GGGAAGCCTGTTCCGCCTGCTACAGAGGAGTAAATCCAAACTAGATTGGAGACGACGGATTCATATGGCTTTAGACATT GCTCGAGGAATGAATTATCTTCATAACTGCAATCCACCTATTGTCCATTGCGATTTGAAGTCTTCTAATTTGCTTGTTGATAAAAATTGGAGTGTCAAG ATTGCTGACTTTGGCCTATCAACCGTAAAGCATGAGACTTATCTTACAGCTAGGAATGCGAAAGGAACA CCTCAATGGATGGCTCCGGAGGTACTTCGAAATGAACGTTCAAATGAAAA GTCTGATCTATACAGCTTCGGAGTCATACTATGGGAACTTGCCACTCGAAGGATTCCTTGGGAGAATCTAAATGCGATGCAG GTGATAGGAGCTGTCGGTTTTATGGATGAAAGGTTGGATATACCAGAAGACGTAGATCCAACATGGGGCTCTATAATTGAAAGTTGCTGGCGCAG AGAGCCTCAAAGCCGACCCACGTTCCAGGAATTGTTAGTGAAGCTGAAGGATCTGCAGAAACAATATGCCAAACAATTTCAAGCAACCCGGGCTGCTTCTGCAGATGCTCCTCTGAAACAAGTTTGA